Proteins encoded together in one Prunus dulcis chromosome 3, ALMONDv2, whole genome shotgun sequence window:
- the LOC117623388 gene encoding 50S ribosomal protein L21, chloroplastic isoform X1, protein MAASATLSLCSLFATHCKISQNLQTPSSNVSFLSLSSSSSSSSHKLSSSSSRPTFPLLTKSAEAESAVVVEAEFQSSESEAKPDDTEPAALQVVETPSSPKREQLFGVVMIGGRQYIVIPGRYIYTQRLKGANVNDKIVLNKVLLVGTKTTTYIGKPVVTNAAVHAVVEEQGLNDKVVVFKYKKKKNYRRNIGHRQPNTRIRITGITGYQDYPAVTLES, encoded by the exons atggCAGCCTCTGCAACTCTTTCCTTGTGCTCTTTGTTCGCAACCCATTGCAAAATCTCACAGAACCTTCAAACCCCGTCCAGCAATGTCAGctttctgtctctctcttcttcttcttcttcttcttcgcaCAAGCtgtcttcctcctcttcacGACCCACATTCCCTCTTCTAACCAAGTCGGCGGAAGCTGAATCTGCTGTGGTCGTCGAGGCCGAGTTTCAATCCTCGGAGTCTGAGGCCAAACCTGATGATACGGAGCCTGCGGCTTTGCAGGTGGTTGAAACCCCTTCATCCCCAAAACGCGAGCAGTTGTTTGGTGTTGTTATG ATTGGTGGGCGCCAATACATTGTTATACCTGGACGATATATCTATACTCAGAGGCTGAAAGGCGCTAATGTCAATGATAAG ATTGTTCTGAACAAGGTATTGCTTGTGGGAACAAAAACAACTACCTACATTGGAAAACCAGTGGTAACAAATGCAGCTGTACATGCTGTAGTTGAAGAACAA GGACTAAATGACAAAGTAGTTGTCTTCAagtataaaaagaagaaaaattataggAGAAACATTGGTCACCGACAG CCAAATACACGGATAAGGATAACAGGCATCACTGGCTACCAAGACTATCCAGCAGTTACCCTTGAGTCGTAA
- the LOC117623388 gene encoding 50S ribosomal protein L21, chloroplastic isoform X2, giving the protein MAASATLSLCSLFATHCKISQNLQTPSSNVSFLSLSSSSSSSSHKLSSSSSRPTFPLLTKSAEAESAVVVEAEFQSSESEAKPDDTEPAALQVVETPSSPKREQLFGVVMIGGRQYIVIPGRYIYTQRLKGANVNDKIVLNKVLLVGTKTTTYIGKPVVTNAAVHAVVEEQPNTRIRITGITGYQDYPAVTLES; this is encoded by the exons atggCAGCCTCTGCAACTCTTTCCTTGTGCTCTTTGTTCGCAACCCATTGCAAAATCTCACAGAACCTTCAAACCCCGTCCAGCAATGTCAGctttctgtctctctcttcttcttcttcttcttcttcgcaCAAGCtgtcttcctcctcttcacGACCCACATTCCCTCTTCTAACCAAGTCGGCGGAAGCTGAATCTGCTGTGGTCGTCGAGGCCGAGTTTCAATCCTCGGAGTCTGAGGCCAAACCTGATGATACGGAGCCTGCGGCTTTGCAGGTGGTTGAAACCCCTTCATCCCCAAAACGCGAGCAGTTGTTTGGTGTTGTTATG ATTGGTGGGCGCCAATACATTGTTATACCTGGACGATATATCTATACTCAGAGGCTGAAAGGCGCTAATGTCAATGATAAG ATTGTTCTGAACAAGGTATTGCTTGTGGGAACAAAAACAACTACCTACATTGGAAAACCAGTGGTAACAAATGCAGCTGTACATGCTGTAGTTGAAGAACAA CCAAATACACGGATAAGGATAACAGGCATCACTGGCTACCAAGACTATCCAGCAGTTACCCTTGAGTCGTAA
- the LOC117622531 gene encoding cell division control protein 48 homolog C-like, giving the protein MATPGQRGKMVKRVKRVRNPASPAPRLEGGGRSLSDQKQRVLRCRLETFKHLRSSSLDEIVHQLRNNYRDYHRIKLQSFNKFVQQTLDSPSFKQSKTLIHVSDLEEEEEEEEEEEEEDGQSNSQRRQKRAASKSEDKFQRMESAHLRRIRERNGDRPSTSSSSSSSSSSSDDDADEDGSLSMSEDTIYSEKVEPEFDVMKSSLRASYMESNSAMKPKAAEDQKEKNVEMELPGREEVELMGGNGGPRRPKTLQAAEAKGSVTGVEVKGSEGPRFSDLGGMEKVIEELKMEVIVPLRHPELPRWLGVRPMSGILLYGPPGCGKTKLAHAIANETGIPFYKISATEIVSGVSGASEENIRELFSKAFRTAPSIVFIDEIDAIASKRESLQREMERRIVTQLMTCMDESHRLVQPADANSDSQSSDNKSGYVLVIGATNRPDAVDHALRRPGRFDREIVLGVPDENARLQILSVLTRNLRLEGSFDLLKIARSTPGFVGADLAALADRAGNIAMKRIIHKRKTYMSIDSMNEECNEDWWRQPWTPEEMEKLTISMADFEEAVQVVQPS; this is encoded by the exons ATGGCAACTCCTGGGCAGCGAGGAAAGATGGTGAAGAGGGTTAAGAGGGTGAGGAATCCTGCGTCGCCAGCACCTAGGTTAGAGGGGGGAGGGAGGTCGCTCTCCGATCAAAAGCAGAGGGTTCTTCGTTGTCGTTTGGAGACCTTCAAGCACCTGCGATCCTCCTCTCTAGACGAAATCGTCCACCAACTTCGCAATAATTACCGAGACTACCACCGCATCAAGCTTCAGTCTTTCAACAAGTTCGTCCAGCAAACCCTAGACTCGCCTTCCTTTAAGCAATCGAAAACCCTAATCCATGTCAGTGacttagaagaagaagaagaagaagaagaagaagaagaagaagaagacggcCAAAGCAATTCCCAGAGAAGGCAGAAGCGTGCTGCCAGTAAGAGCGAGGATAAATTCCAGCGAATGGAGTCTGCCCACCTCAGAAGGATTCGTGAAAGGAATGGTGACCGTCCAtctacatcttcttcttcttcgtcttcttcgtcttcttctgATGATGATGCTGATGAAGATGGGTCTCTGTCGATGTCGGAGGACACAATATACAGCGAGAAAGTGGAGCCGGAGTTTGATGTGATGAAATCGAGTCTCCGAGCATCGTATATGGAGTCCAACAGCGCCATGAAGCCCAAGGCAGCCGAGGATCAGAAGGAGAAGAATGTAGAAATGGAGCTTCCTGGTCGCGAAGAAGTTGAGTTAATGGGCGGAAATGGAGGGCCAAGGCGGCCAAAGACATTGCAAGCAGCTGAAGCCAAAGGCTCGGTTACAGGGGTTGAGGTGAAGGGAAGTGAGGGGCCGAGGTTTAGTGACTTAGGTGGGATGGAGAAGGTGATAGAGGAGCTGAAGATGGAGGTGATTGTGCCGCTTCGCCATCCGGAGCTGCCTCGGTGGCTCGGAGTTAGGCCAATGTCTGGGATTTTGTTGTATGGCCCGCCCGGGTGTGGCAAGACCAAATTGGCTCATGCCATTGCCAATGAAACCGGCATTCCcttttataaaatttctgcCACTGAAATTGTCTCTGGTGTCTCAG GTGCAtctgaagaaaatataagagaGCTTTTTTCTAAAGCATTTAGAACTGCCCCTTCAATTGTatttattgatgaaattgatgcAATTGCTTCGAAAAGAGAAAGTTTGCAACGAGAAATGGAGAGGCGAATTGTGACACAACTAATGACTTGCATGGATGAATCTCATAGGCTTGTACAACCGGCTGATGCAAATTCGGATTCGCAAAGTTCCGATAACAAGTCTGGCTATGTTCTTGTTATTGGAGCTACCAATAGGCCTGATGCTGTTGACCATGCTCTGAGAAGGCCAGGGAGATTTGACCGTGAGATTGTTTTAGGTGTTCCAGATGAAAATGCGAGGCTTCAGATTCTTTCTGTGCTTACACGCAATCTGAGACTTGAAGGTTCTTTTGATCTTCTTAAAATAGCCAGGTCTACACCAGGGTTTGTGGGGGCTGATTTGGCAGCCCTGGCTGACAGGGCTGGTAACATTGCCATGAAAAGGATAATACACAAGAGGAAGACTTATATGTCCATAGATTCTATGAATGAGGAGTGCAATGAAGATTGGTGGAGGCAACCATGGACGCCTGAAGAAATGGAAAAGCTTACTATCAGTATGGCTGATTTTGAG GAAGCAGTTCAAGTGGTTCAGCCTTCATAA